A section of the candidate division KSB1 bacterium genome encodes:
- a CDS encoding response regulator translates to MKEVKKRILVVDDNPQLVDLLRIRLEYSGFEVLTAFDGKEGLDKARNDNPDLIILDVMLPKMNGYKVCRLLKFDQKYKHIPIVMLSSRAKESDAAIGIQTGANEYVFKPYDQKKLIEIVNKYVNVLFLEECKKN, encoded by the coding sequence GTGAAAGAAGTAAAAAAAAGAATTTTAGTAGTTGATGATAATCCTCAATTAGTCGATTTATTAAGAATAAGACTGGAGTATTCGGGATTTGAAGTACTGACGGCATTCGATGGCAAAGAAGGTCTTGACAAAGCCCGAAATGATAATCCTGATTTAATCATCCTGGATGTGATGTTGCCTAAAATGAATGGGTACAAGGTTTGTCGGCTACTGAAATTTGATCAAAAATATAAACATATACCCATTGTTATGTTATCATCTCGGGCTAAAGAATCAGATGCAGCAATTGGAATTCAAACCGGGGCAAATGAGTATGTGTTTAAACCTTATGACCAGAAAAAATTGATAGAAATTGTCAACAAGTATGTAAATGTTCTGTTTTTAGAAGAATGCAAGAAAAATTAA
- a CDS encoding HDOD domain-containing protein, producing the protein MVDIDEMVRVLDGLDDLPTLPTIYTQVSELVRDPKVSVADVAKVIEMDQAITSKILRLVNSSFFGFSRQVTSIRQAVVLLGFTTVQNTVLSVSVFDSISSTKVNGFDLKEYWRHSIGCGIVCTSLDRILKTGHKEETFVAGLLHDIGKLILDRYFASEFGQAVEYANTNGVTFYESERLLIGSTHDEIGEYLAEKWKLPYSLVEAIALHHQPSNIRSEPKLVSLVHIADYFTHRLGFGFSTNYGLPEAEPFALDELGLDGESLANLEEKLEKVLEDNSELFSLVN; encoded by the coding sequence ATGGTAGATATTGATGAAATGGTAAGAGTTTTGGATGGTTTGGATGATTTGCCAACCCTGCCAACAATTTATACCCAGGTTTCTGAACTTGTTAGAGACCCTAAAGTCTCTGTTGCTGATGTAGCCAAGGTCATAGAAATGGATCAAGCTATTACAAGTAAAATACTTAGACTGGTAAACTCTTCGTTTTTTGGATTCAGCCGTCAAGTCACATCTATACGCCAGGCAGTTGTATTGCTTGGATTTACCACGGTACAAAACACTGTCTTATCAGTATCTGTTTTTGATTCTATTTCCTCAACTAAGGTGAATGGATTTGATCTCAAAGAATATTGGCGCCACTCAATTGGCTGTGGAATCGTTTGCACTTCTCTGGACAGAATATTGAAAACCGGCCATAAAGAAGAGACTTTTGTCGCCGGATTGCTTCATGATATTGGTAAACTCATTCTTGATCGCTACTTTGCATCTGAATTTGGGCAAGCTGTCGAGTATGCGAATACAAATGGAGTAACATTTTATGAAAGTGAACGATTGCTGATCGGAAGCACTCACGATGAGATCGGTGAGTATCTGGCTGAAAAATGGAAACTACCATACAGTTTAGTTGAAGCTATTGCATTGCATCATCAACCAAGCAATATTCGCAGTGAACCCAAGCTTGTCTCATTGGTTCATATTGCAGACTATTTTACCCACCGGTTGGGTTTTGGATTTTCTACCAATTATGGCCTCCCTGAAGCAGAACCCTTTGCTTTAGACGAGCTTGGGCTGGATGGGGAAAGTCTTGCTAATCTTGAGGAAAAGCTAGAAAAAGTTCTTGAAGACAATAGTGAGTTATTTTCCCTGGTTAACTAA
- a CDS encoding ferredoxin family protein — protein MTYIIVEVCKGTCDTSCVDVCPVDCIYPPEGYTLEDDDKKRILKDGEMLYIHPEECIDCGACEPECPVEAIYPEEDVPEDQTSYIAVNYERFGFEAPN, from the coding sequence ATGACATATATTATTGTTGAAGTCTGCAAAGGAACCTGTGACACTTCATGCGTAGACGTGTGCCCAGTTGATTGTATCTATCCACCCGAAGGTTATACGCTTGAGGATGATGATAAAAAACGAATATTAAAAGACGGTGAAATGCTTTACATTCATCCGGAAGAATGTATCGATTGCGGCGCTTGCGAGCCGGAATGCCCCGTTGAAGCAATCTATCCGGAAGAGGATGTTCCAGAAGATCAAACTTCATATATTGCTGTTAATTACGAGAGATTTGGTTTCGAAGCCCCTAACTGA
- a CDS encoding prepilin peptidase: MSILIAVTIFLAGLIFGSFFNVCIYRLPRKKSIIWPGSQCSQCKSAIKPWDNIPLLSFLILHGKCRSCGYKISWRYPLVEALTGFLFVSVYLKFGFTIESIPWFVLAALLVIITFIDIEFQLILNKITLPGVIVGIILSWQLIHIDIVDIGLGLLVGGGLLVVIAYLGKMFFGKESMGMGDVKMAAMIGVFIGAKGIALALFFGFFIAGIFSVTGMALKKLERTSYLPFGPFIAAGTLLYIFLGEQIVLWYFRTMGII; encoded by the coding sequence ATGTCAATTTTAATCGCTGTTACAATTTTTTTAGCTGGTCTCATATTCGGAAGCTTTTTCAATGTTTGTATTTATCGGCTTCCACGAAAAAAATCTATCATATGGCCCGGATCCCAATGCAGCCAATGCAAATCTGCAATTAAACCCTGGGATAATATCCCATTACTTAGTTTTTTAATTCTTCATGGAAAATGCAGAAGTTGCGGATACAAAATTAGCTGGCGCTATCCTTTGGTTGAGGCGTTAACAGGATTTTTATTTGTAAGTGTCTATTTAAAATTCGGATTTACAATTGAAAGTATCCCATGGTTTGTTTTAGCAGCATTGTTGGTTATTATCACTTTTATTGACATAGAATTTCAATTAATCCTAAACAAAATTACTTTACCCGGCGTGATTGTAGGCATAATCCTTTCCTGGCAGCTGATTCACATTGATATAGTTGATATCGGCTTGGGTCTTTTAGTTGGCGGCGGATTGTTGGTGGTTATAGCTTATCTCGGCAAAATGTTTTTTGGTAAAGAAAGTATGGGAATGGGCGATGTAAAAATGGCAGCGATGATTGGAGTATTTATTGGCGCTAAAGGGATTGCGCTGGCATTATTTTTTGGATTTTTTATCGCGGGTATTTTCAGTGTGACAGGAATGGCTCTAAAAAAGCTAGAGCGTACTTCGTATCTTCCGTTCGGACCATTCATAGCTGCGGGAACCTTGCTATATATATTTTTGGGCGAACAAATTGTCCTTTGGTACTTCCGGACTATGGGTATTATTTAA
- a CDS encoding peptidylprolyl isomerase, protein MRLVNKYYVFFLIPLLGMCGKKEEAADTTNASNAEPDHVVVQHILIGYDGAPRLNVSRSLEDAKTLAYDILERAKSGEDFEALSKEYSDDRPPGIYKLANNGVTPDQTNGEYARGVMAKRFSDVSFSLKISEFGIADQDSTESPFGWHIIKRLE, encoded by the coding sequence ATGAGATTGGTTAATAAATATTACGTCTTTTTCTTGATTCCCCTTTTAGGCATGTGTGGTAAAAAAGAAGAGGCCGCAGATACCACTAATGCGTCCAATGCAGAACCTGATCATGTTGTGGTTCAACATATCCTCATTGGATATGATGGCGCACCCCGGTTAAATGTATCCAGAAGTTTAGAGGATGCAAAAACTCTAGCTTACGATATTTTGGAGAGAGCAAAATCGGGAGAAGATTTTGAAGCATTGTCTAAAGAATATTCGGATGACCGACCCCCGGGAATCTATAAACTGGCAAATAATGGCGTTACCCCGGATCAGACAAATGGCGAATATGCCAGGGGAGTTATGGCTAAGAGATTTAGCGATGTAAGTTTTAGTTTAAAAATTAGTGAATTTGGAATTGCCGATCAAGATTCTACGGAAAGCCCTTTTGGTTGGCATATTATCAAACGACTGGAGTAA
- a CDS encoding adenylyltransferase/cytidyltransferase family protein → MENEIMPDKNVLLEKFVPIRNKIADDGKKLVWTNGCFDILYIGHVHYLQQAKSYGDYLIVGVNSDSS, encoded by the coding sequence ATGGAAAACGAAATTATGCCTGACAAAAATGTTTTATTGGAGAAATTTGTGCCAATTAGAAATAAGATTGCAGACGATGGCAAAAAGTTGGTATGGACCAACGGTTGCTTTGATATTCTTTACATCGGACACGTTCACTATCTGCAGCAAGCAAAATCCTATGGCGATTATTTGATTGTGGGCGTCAATTCAGATTCGTCTTAA